From Carassius auratus strain Wakin unplaced genomic scaffold, ASM336829v1 scaf_tig00035347, whole genome shotgun sequence, one genomic window encodes:
- the LOC113081928 gene encoding eukaryotic peptide chain release factor GTP-binding subunit ERF3A-like — protein sequence MDAMEAIDTAPDSWDQEDDGEAQVDEQLSNDFSTSLNVDAKPFVPNVHAAEFIPTFGQKGSTETVESAGPDADASVEVSEAEAPPMENGDAEMASDDTWEQKGSEPSQAEAEPGGSPGGDGGQAGEDSPQEEGMEEEEEVVPTPKVVPTQPNAPKKEHVNVVFIGHVDAGKSTIGGQIMYLTGMVDKRTLEKYEREAKEKNRETWYLSWALDTNQEERDKGKTVEVGRAYFETEKKHFTILDAPGHKSFVPNMIGGASQADLAVLVISARKGEFETGFEKGGQTREHAMLAKTAGVKHLIVLINKMDDPTVNWSLERYEECKEKLVPFLKKVGFNPRKDVHFMPCSGLTGANLKEPAEYCPWYTGLPFIPHLDSLPNFNRSSDGPVRLPIVDKYKDMGTVVLGKLESGSISKAQQLVMMPNRHTVEVLSLLSDDVETDDASPGENLKLRLKGIEEEEILPGFILCTAENLCHTGRTFDAQIVIIEHKSIICPGYNAVLHIHTCIEEVQITALICLVDKKTGDKSKTRPRFVKQDQVCIARLRTAGTICLETFKDFPQMGRFTLRDEGKTIAIGKVLKLVAEKD from the exons ATGGACGCAATGGAGGCGATAGACACTGCTCCTGATTCCTGGGATCAGGAGGACGATGGCGAGGCCCAGGTCGACGAGCAACTTTCCAACGATTTTTCTACCAGCCTAAACGTGGACGCCAAGCCTTTTGTCCCCAACGTGCATGCTGCGGAATTCATCCCGACTTTCGGCCAGAAGGGCTCCACGGAAACGGTGGAGTCAGCGG GTCCCGATGCAGACGCCAGTGTGGAAGTGTCAGAagctgagg CTCCGCCCATGGAGAACGGCGATGCAGAGATGGCATCAGATGACACCTGGGAGCAGAAAGGGAGTGAGCCCAGCCAGGCTGAGGCAGAGCCAGGAGGCAGCCCTGGAGGAGACGGGGGTCAGGCTGGAGAAGACTCGCCTCAAGAGGAAGgaatggaggaggaggaggaagtagTGCCAACACCTAAAGTAGTCCCCACACAGCCAAATGCCCCCAAGAAGGAACATGTTAATGTAGTCTTCATTGGCCATGTCG ATGCTGGAAAGTCAACTATTGGAGGACAAATCAT GTATTTAACAGGAATGGTGGATAAACGAACTCTGGAGAAGTACGAGAGGGAAGCCAAGGAGAAGAACAGGGAAACTTG GTACCTCTCTTGGGCCCTTGACACAAACCAGGAGGAAAGAGACAAAGGGAAGACTGTGGAAGTCGGACGTGCATACTTTGAGACCGAGAAAAAGCACTTTACCATTCTGGATGCACCAGGCCACAAAAGCTTTGTGCCCAACATGATTGGGGGTGCTTCTCAGGCTGATTTGGCAGTGCTG GTAATCTCTGCAAGGAAAGGCGAGTTTGAAACGGGCTTTGAGAAAGGAGGCCAGACGCGGGAGCATGCCATGTTGGCCAAAACTGCTGGAGTCAAGCATTTGATTGTACTTATAAACAAAATGGATGACCCAACAGTGAACTGGAGTCTGGAGAG ATACGAAGAATGTAAGGAGAAACTTGTTCCTTTTTTGAAGAAAGTCGGGTTCAACCCCAGGAAAGATGTTCATTTCATGCCATGTTCGGGACTTACTGGGGCCAATCTGAAGGAGCCAGCAGAGTACTGCCCTTGGTATAC AGGGTTACCATTCATTCCACATCTGGACAGTTTGCCAAACTTCAACCGATCAAGTGATGGACCAGTCAGGTTACCCATAGTAGACAAATATAAG GATATGGGCACTGTGGTATTGGGAAAATTGGAGTCAGGATCAATCAGCAAAGCTCAGCAACTTGTTATGATGCCCAACAGG CACACTGTGGAGGTGCTGAGTTTGCTTTCTGACGATGTTGAAACCGATGATGCCAGTCCGGGAGAGAACTTGAAGTTGCGACTCAAAGGCATTGAAGAGGAGGAGATCTTGCCAGGTTTCATCCTCTGCACCGCTGAGAACCTTTGCCACACTGGGCGCACGTTTGATGCCCAG ATAGTCATCATTGAACACAAGTCAATCATCTGCCCAGGTTACAATGCAGTTCTTCATATCCACACCTGCATTGAAGAAGTGCAAATTACG GCCTTAATCTGTCTGGTAGACAAAAAGACGGGGGACAAGAGCAAAACGCGACCCCGCTTTGTCAAACAGGACCAAGTGTGCATTGCTCGCCTAAGAACAGCTGGGACCATCTGCCTTGAGACCTTCAAAGATTTCCCTCAAATGGGACGCTTCACCTTACGTGATGAAG GGAAAACCATTGCCATTGGAAAAGTATTGAAACTTGTTGCGGAGAAGGACTGA
- the LOC113081920 gene encoding nuclear distribution protein nudE homolog 1-like, whose product MNDAEPATFASVEQERDFWKEQAAKYQQRAEEAQEELQEFQQMSRDYEAELETELKQCDARYRELLSTSNRLRMELESYKEKYETQHSDAIRQISTLEGDLAETTAIKDQLHKYIRELEQANDDLERAKRATIMSLEDFEQRMNHVIERNAFLESELDEKENLLESVQRLKDEARDLRQELAVQQKQERKPSISLPKDVEKPEATPARPSSVVTSKLPSLHATPSRPPGSGTAFNTPSASYSRIEGLTGTPLTTSARISALNIVGELLRKVGNLESKLASCRELNIHDKTPSRAAISQGTPSISREAPEIPSNTNGLYDKGMVKRLDFGTGPKIML is encoded by the exons ATGAATGACGCTGAGCCTGCGACATTTGCTTCTGTTGAACAAGAGAGGGACTTCTGGAAGGAGCAGGCTGCCAAATACCAGCAAAG GGCTGAGGAGGCGCAGGAGGAGCTGCAGGAGTTTCAGCAGATGAGTCGAGACTATGAGGCAGAGCTGGAGACCGAGCTGAAGCAGTGTGATGCCCGTTATCGTGAGCTTCTCTCGACCAGCAACAGACTCCGCATGGAACTAGAAAGTTACAAG GAGAAGTATGAAACACAACACTCCGATGCAATCCGGCAGATCTCGACTCTAGAAGGAGACCTGGCAGAGACCACAGCCATCAAAGACCAACTGCACAAATATATCCGGGAGTTAGAGCAAGCCAACGATGACCTGGAAAGAGCTAAGAG GGCGACTATAATGTCACTTGAGGACTTTGAGCAGAGAATGAATCATGTTATAGAGAGAAATGCCTTCCTTGAGAGTGAGCTTGATGAAAAAGAGAATCTTCTAGAGTCAGTACAGAGATTAAAAGACGAAGCCAGAG ATCTAAGACAGGAACTGGCTGTTCAGCAGAAACAGGAGCGCAAACCATCAATCAGCCTTCCTAAAGATGTAGAGAAGCCAGAGGCCACACCTGCAAGACCCTCGTCTGTTGTTACCTCCAAGCTCCCATCTCTCCACGCCACACCCTCCAGACCTCCAGGCTCAGGGACCGCTTTCAACACCCCCTCCGCTTCCTACAGCAGAA TTGAAGGTCTGACTGGAACTCCTCTCACCACATCTGCAAGGATATCTGCCCTTAACATTGTTGGAGAACTGTTGAGGAAAGTTGGG AACCTTGAATCAAAGCTGGCATCATGCAGAGAGTTAAACATCCATGACAAAACACCCAGCCGTGCAGCGATAAGCCAGGGCACACCGAGCATTTCACGGGAAGCCCCAGAAATCCCATCCAACACAAATGGCTTGTATGATAAAGG GATGGTGAAACGGTTGGACTTTGGAACGGGACCCAAGATAATGCTGTGA